A region of the Prochlorococcus marinus XMU1402 genome:
TCTTAATGCTTCTATGGCAGCATCTTCTGTGTAACCGTTTCCACCTTTCAACCACTGCAATATTAAAACTCTATGGCTTTTATCTTGAGATATTCCTTTACCAATAGCTTGAAGAGCCTTGCCAAGTGCACTTGTGGATTTCCCTTTTCCTTCACCCGTATAAATCTCAATTCCACCATTAAATCTTCTTTGCCCTATTCGTTTTGATAAGTCTTCTTTTAAACGTGGTCTCATTTCTGAATGTAGTTGCGATATTCTCACCAAAGAAGTAGGGGCTGCCCTTCCGGTAATAATTATTTCCAGTCCATCAGGCCGATTTTGAAGAGAATCAACTACTTCCTTGATATCAAGCATTCCTAAATCCAAAACTGGATTCAACTCATCAAGTACAACTACAGAATAAAGAGAACTTGCAATTGCCCCTTTAGCAATATTCCAACCTCTTTTAGCCTCACCAATATCAAATTTAGTAACCTGATCAGCATTAAAGAATTCCGATCTTCCTGTCCTTACATGGTCAATTAAGTGTGGAAAGCCTCTCTGCAAGGCCTCTATAGCCGAATCCTCATCGTATTGCCTCTCAGGACCTTTTAAAAATCTGAGAAGAAGGACTCTTGACTGTCTTTTTTCGCATATCCCTAATCCTATTGTCCTTAGCACAACACCCAAAGCAGCTTGACTTTTACCTTTCCCTTCTCCATCATAAATATGCAATTGACCTTTTGACCTCTCTTGACTGTCACTT
Encoded here:
- a CDS encoding cob(I)yrinic acid a,c-diamide adenosyltransferase — its product is MTNTNRNRGIGIVTASDSQERSKGQLHIYDGEGKGKSQAALGVVLRTIGLGICEKRQSRVLLLRFLKGPERQYDEDSAIEALQRGFPHLIDHVRTGRSEFFNADQVTKFDIGEAKRGWNIAKGAIASSLYSVVVLDELNPVLDLGMLDIKEVVDSLQNRPDGLEIIITGRAAPTSLVRISQLHSEMRPRLKEDLSKRIGQRRFNGGIEIYTGEGKGKSTSALGKALQAIGKGISQDKSHRVLILQWLKGGNGYTEDAAIEALRESYPHLVDHLRSGRDAIVWRGQQKPIDYVEAERAWEIAKAAILSGLYKTIILDELNPTVDLELLPVESIYQTLLRKPAETEVVITGRCKNEPSYFELADVYSEMVCHKHYANVGVDLKRGVDY